A window from Nitrospirota bacterium encodes these proteins:
- a CDS encoding chorismate lyase — protein MYSTPMDQPFSITCRKFWPDSQSFIHDSKKNGLNSTLRLLLTSGGTLTTSLQALMMGPVYLEVASQTIAETDTETVQFLELKKPEKVLYREVWLLNDQKERMVYARSYLPMNSIDPFLLQQLQLKSRSIGDLIDFSNLPSLKDKMTFSRVESAPLAREFNLVKESLMWCRHYRLKVQNHLLASIQEVFSPSLFET, from the coding sequence TTGTATTCTACCCCCATGGATCAGCCTTTTTCTATTACCTGCCGAAAATTCTGGCCGGACAGTCAATCTTTTATTCACGACTCAAAAAAAAACGGTCTTAATTCTACCCTTCGTCTTCTCTTAACCTCAGGCGGAACCTTGACAACCTCTTTACAGGCTCTGATGATGGGTCCTGTCTATTTGGAGGTGGCCAGTCAAACGATTGCGGAAACCGATACGGAAACGGTTCAATTCCTTGAATTAAAAAAACCTGAAAAAGTCCTATATAGAGAGGTGTGGCTTTTAAATGATCAGAAAGAACGGATGGTCTATGCCAGATCTTATCTTCCCATGAATTCAATTGACCCTTTTCTTCTTCAACAGTTGCAGTTAAAAAGCAGGTCTATTGGCGATCTCATCGATTTTTCAAATCTTCCCTCACTTAAAGATAAAATGACTTTTAGCCGTGTTGAATCGGCACCTCTTGCCCGGGAATTTAACCTGGTTAAGGAAAGCTTGATGTGGTGCCGCCATTACCGTTTGAAAGTCCAAAACCATCTTTTGGCGTCTATCCAGGAGGTTTTCTCTCCCTCCTTATTTGAAACTTAA
- a CDS encoding integration host factor subunit alpha: MRKTDITTELFEKIGISKKEGSEILEIILSTIKDVLKKGEIFKVAGFGNFVVRQKKERKGRNPKTGEEIGITPRKVVSFRPSQVFKKYVNTAENTENTNVSEKSNVP; the protein is encoded by the coding sequence ATGAGAAAGACCGATATTACCACAGAATTATTTGAAAAAATTGGGATCTCAAAAAAAGAAGGCTCTGAAATTTTAGAAATAATCCTTTCTACAATTAAAGATGTTTTAAAAAAAGGTGAAATCTTTAAAGTCGCCGGTTTCGGAAATTTTGTGGTGAGGCAAAAAAAAGAAAGAAAAGGGAGAAATCCAAAAACGGGTGAGGAAATTGGAATTACACCCAGAAAAGTGGTCAGCTTCAGACCCAGCCAAGTTTTTAAAAAATATGTCAATACGGCCGAGAATACAGAGAATACAAATGTTTCAGAAAAATCCAATGTTCCCTGA
- a CDS encoding MerR family transcriptional regulator produces the protein MKNSKSRKKQRNNTTGKSEKMFYKIGEVSQITGLESYVLRFWENQFPVLHPKKNNGGQRVYLSKDIQLILKIKKMLYEEGYTIIGAKKALRQHSGGPAPASDLFQIQKELKGILDLLH, from the coding sequence ATGAAAAACTCAAAATCGAGAAAAAAACAGAGAAACAATACCACCGGAAAATCCGAAAAAATGTTTTATAAAATAGGGGAGGTCAGTCAAATAACGGGGTTAGAGTCTTATGTTCTTCGATTCTGGGAAAATCAGTTTCCGGTTCTCCATCCTAAGAAAAATAACGGAGGACAACGGGTTTATCTTTCAAAGGATATTCAACTGATCCTTAAAATAAAGAAGATGCTCTACGAGGAAGGATACACGATCATAGGCGCTAAAAAAGCTTTAAGGCAACATTCAGGCGGCCCGGCTCCTGCTTCAGACCTTTTTCAGATTCAGAAGGAACTGAAGGGCATCCTCGATCTTTTACACTAA
- the surE gene encoding 5'/3'-nucleotidase SurE, which translates to MDILVSNDDGIQSPGIHALAEVLRELGNIYVVAPDRERNAVGHALTLHKPLRVEEIKKNFFSLNGTPTDCVNWGVLHLLKKPPALLVSGINKGANLGDDVTYSGTVSAAFEGTILKVPSIAVSQMGPPPYEFKSAAQFALQIAKQILNKGLPNDILLNVNVPNLPIEKIKDIKIVSLGRRVFEDNAIIEKTDPRGRKYYWIGGTKILWEDKPDTDNDAVSHGHVSVTPLHLDLTHYEFLKKMKKWEKALNRDKKDD; encoded by the coding sequence ATCGACATTCTTGTTTCCAATGATGACGGGATTCAATCTCCCGGGATCCATGCGTTAGCCGAAGTTCTTCGAGAATTAGGAAATATTTACGTTGTGGCTCCGGATCGTGAAAGAAACGCCGTTGGTCATGCCCTGACCCTCCATAAACCGCTGCGCGTCGAAGAAATTAAAAAAAACTTTTTCAGCCTCAATGGAACTCCCACGGATTGTGTAAATTGGGGAGTGCTCCACCTTTTAAAGAAACCACCTGCCCTGTTGGTTTCCGGGATTAACAAAGGAGCTAACCTGGGCGATGATGTCACCTATTCGGGTACCGTTTCAGCGGCATTTGAGGGAACAATTCTTAAAGTGCCTTCGATTGCCGTATCCCAAATGGGCCCGCCTCCCTACGAATTTAAGTCCGCCGCCCAGTTTGCCTTGCAAATTGCCAAACAGATCTTAAATAAAGGACTCCCAAATGATATTTTATTAAATGTCAATGTCCCGAATCTCCCGATCGAAAAAATCAAGGACATTAAAATTGTTTCCCTCGGCAGGCGGGTTTTTGAAGATAACGCCATCATTGAGAAAACAGACCCCAGAGGGAGAAAATATTATTGGATAGGGGGAACAAAAATTCTTTGGGAGGATAAACCAGACACGGACAACGATGCGGTCTCCCATGGCCATGTGTCAGTTACCCCTCTTCATCTCGACCTAACCCATTATGAATTTCTGAAAAAGATGAAAAAATGGGAAAAGGCGCTCAACCGCGATAAGAAAGACGATTGA
- a CDS encoding DedA family protein: MAIESACIPLPSEIIMTFSGFLVSVGTFSLTGVTLAGAFGNLLGSWVAYVAGRFGGRKFLENHGKYFLISNEDLIKADQWFLKYGEFTVFATRMLPLVRTFISLPAGISKMNFVKFSIYSFVGSIPWCFGLAYLGKELGVHWRGLGPYFHQFDFLIILGLIFFIFWFKRANGKKKNRVIHD; encoded by the coding sequence ATGGCCATTGAAAGCGCCTGCATTCCCCTCCCGAGTGAAATTATCATGACCTTTTCAGGTTTTCTGGTGTCTGTGGGAACTTTTTCATTGACCGGAGTAACCCTGGCGGGGGCGTTTGGAAATCTATTGGGATCATGGGTCGCCTACGTGGCCGGACGGTTTGGAGGGAGAAAATTTTTAGAAAACCACGGGAAATACTTTTTGATATCGAACGAAGATCTGATTAAAGCCGACCAATGGTTTTTAAAGTATGGAGAGTTCACAGTTTTTGCAACGCGAATGCTTCCTTTAGTCAGGACTTTTATTTCTCTTCCCGCGGGAATTTCTAAAATGAATTTCGTGAAATTTTCCATTTATTCTTTTGTCGGATCAATTCCATGGTGTTTTGGCCTTGCTTATCTTGGAAAAGAACTTGGGGTTCACTGGAGGGGATTGGGCCCTTATTTCCATCAGTTTGATTTTTTAATTATTTTAGGTTTAATTTTCTTTATTTTTTGGTTCAAGCGAGCCAACGGAAAGAAAAAAAACAGGGTGATCCATGATTAA